One stretch of Candidatus Palauibacter australiensis DNA includes these proteins:
- a CDS encoding DUF3299 domain-containing protein, with translation MIDASRRLLSTAAAMLLVVTLAGAGGPPEAVTEPPADVTPAAAADDEPTEVGWRLLASLNYRTGEPGEELAALAGKLVKIPGFTVPLEDWASSATEFLLVPYVGACIHTPPPPPNQLVYIEMDEGKRAKLDGWNPVWVEGVLEIELTESVYGYVGFTLAGQQVYPYGP, from the coding sequence ATGATCGACGCCAGCCGCAGACTTCTCTCGACAGCCGCCGCCATGCTGCTCGTGGTGACGCTTGCCGGCGCGGGCGGCCCTCCGGAGGCCGTCACGGAGCCTCCGGCCGACGTTACGCCGGCCGCAGCGGCCGACGACGAGCCGACCGAGGTGGGCTGGCGCCTCCTGGCGAGCCTCAACTACCGGACCGGCGAACCGGGCGAGGAGCTGGCGGCGCTCGCAGGCAAGCTCGTCAAGATCCCCGGCTTCACGGTGCCGCTCGAAGACTGGGCGTCCTCGGCCACGGAGTTCCTCCTCGTTCCCTATGTCGGCGCCTGCATCCACACGCCCCCTCCGCCGCCCAACCAGCTCGTCTACATCGAGATGGATGAGGGCAAGCGGGCGAAGTTGGACGGGTGGAATCCGGTGTGGGTCGAGGGCGTGCTCGAGATCGAGCTGACCGAGAGTGTGTACGGCTACGTCGGCTTCACCCTCGCCGGTCAGCAGGTCTATCCGTACGGCCCCTGA
- a CDS encoding ABC transporter ATP-binding protein — protein MSPAIDLRGLRFRYGDGPWVLDIGELALERGARAFLFGPSGSGKTTLLGVLAGVLAATEGEVRVLGEDLASLSGAQRDAFRAEHIGYVFQMFNLIPYLSVLDNIALPARMDAKRRARLDGAGVKETAALLADHLQIGDLLKKPVTELSVGQQQRVAACRALIGSPEIIVADEPTSSLDYDRREAFLQLLFQECERAGSTLVFVSHDRTLEGMFSRTISLPDVNKAVF, from the coding sequence ATGAGCCCTGCAATCGACCTCCGGGGCCTGCGCTTCCGCTACGGCGACGGCCCCTGGGTGCTGGACATCGGCGAACTGGCCCTCGAGCGAGGCGCGCGCGCGTTCCTCTTCGGTCCGAGCGGGAGCGGCAAGACCACGCTGCTCGGCGTGCTGGCGGGGGTCCTGGCAGCGACGGAAGGCGAGGTCAGGGTGCTCGGCGAGGACCTCGCCTCGCTCTCGGGCGCCCAGCGGGACGCCTTCCGGGCTGAGCACATCGGCTACGTCTTCCAGATGTTCAACCTCATCCCCTACCTGTCGGTACTCGACAACATCGCGCTCCCCGCGCGCATGGACGCGAAACGCCGGGCCCGGCTGGACGGCGCGGGCGTGAAGGAGACCGCCGCGCTGCTGGCCGATCATCTCCAGATCGGCGACCTGCTGAAGAAGCCGGTGACGGAACTCTCGGTGGGCCAGCAGCAGCGGGTCGCCGCCTGCCGGGCGCTCATTGGGTCGCCCGAGATCATCGTCGCCGACGAACCGACCTCCTCCCTCGACTACGATCGCCGGGAGGCCTTCCTCCAACTGCTCTTCCAGGAGTGCGAGCGCGCCGGCTCCACGCTGGTGTTCGTGAGCCACGACCGCACGCTGGAGGGCATGTTCTCCCGCACCATCTC